Part of the Salinimonas iocasae genome, ATTTCAAGCCCCGTTAGCGTGCTTCGTAATACCAGAAAGTCAATGAAGTTTGTAATATCAGCGATTTGATTAACAAGCTGACAGTCACGATAATTGTAATCGGCCAGTTTGGCCGGCTCTTGTAGATACATCGCTTTGATGGCAGCAAGCTGATCACGCTCTTTGATAAGTTTGCCCGTTTTCAGAAGGCTAGAGGCAACGTCATCCAGTGCGAAGCTGTCAAAGTGATAAGTCATGGTTTTTAATGCTTCAATACCATCAACAACAGCACGTCCTGGTATATCAACCCAGTTCTGCCCATTACTCCAGCTTTTAACCTGCATCAGATTCTGCGCTCTGCCCAGAGCCAGCGATATATTATGCTTCTTAGCGCGTCTGGCCAGTACCGCAAAATCGAACTGTTTTACATTCCACCCTGTTATGACGTCCGGATCGGCAGCTACTACAAGCTCGCAAAGCCGGGTTAGCATTGTTTGCTCATCCGGCACAGACTCAAGTGTGTATGGACTATTTTTTGCCGCAAGCGGTTGGGAAGTGATTAGCAGAACATGATTAATACCAGAACCAGCAAGACCTACAGAGTACAGGTTTTCCTTCTCATCACATTCGATATCGAGACTAAGTGTAGTTAATGCCGGTCGGTATGAAGCCCCTTTAATTTTTGCGTCTGTAAGAACACCTTCGGTAAGTATTGCCTTGTAGCTGACGCTACCATACGCGAACCGCTCCATTAAGAAGCGATCAGTGATCTTAATGTCAGCTTCATAAAGTGTAATTTGTGCATCCTCACACAACCGGCGTAACTCGTAAATTTCATTCTCATTACTGACTTTCAGCAAGCATAACGATTGCTGGCCCAGAGTTTTAAGGTGTGTGGGCGCGGTGACAACAGCCAGGTTACGCCGTTTGATTAGCTGTTCAATAAGATTGCGCTGTGAGTCTTCAGCAAAACAAACATTGTATTGTGGCTCCGAAAGTAAGCAAACGGGACCATTTTCGGTTGCCAGCCATAATTCGATATATTGTTTATCACGAACCCGAAGAAGGCGCCGGCTGAGAATATGGCCTTTACCGTAAACCTCCTCCTGTTCAGCGGGCTTCATTAACGTCGTCTGAGTGACCACTATAGATGCGGATGCGGTCCCGGCCTGCTGCCTTAGCCTCGTAAAGCGCTTCATCAGCCAGCGCCATTAGCGCTGAGGGTGTTTTTGCGTGTTCGCCGCTGATGAGCCCTATAGAGACTGACAATGATAAGGTATCGCGGTTAATCGTAGCCGGTATATCTTTCACCGACTCAGAAAACCGCAGCAGAAGCTTGCGCGCGTCCTCAATAGTGGTGTGCGGAAAAGCAAAAAGAAATTCTTCCCCGCCAATTCTGCCGAGTATGTCGGTATTGCGGAAGGTTTGTCTGGCCAGGGCTGAAAAGCTTTTCAGTACCTCATCGCCGGCCTGATGGCCATGCTGGTCATTTATCTGCTTGAAGTAATCAAGGTCCAACACCGCCAGGCTAATGTGATCATCGTGTCGATGGGCCAGGTTCAGCTGTTGCTCTATATCTTCAAGCGTTTTACGACGTGTCAGAAGACCCGTCAGCCCATCATGATTGGCCAGGTTCTCAAGCCGCTGCTGATGACGCTTACTGATTCGGTGCTGCCAGAACAGTAGCAAGCTGATAATCAGTAGAAGCGTGACCACTATTGCGGTATATCGCTGTTGCTCTCGTTCTTGTTCAAGCTCAGCCTGTTGGCGAAGGTTCTGTTCCTGAAGCAATGCATTTTGGGCGCGCTGCTTTTCTGTATCAAAAGCCGTTTTTAGCTTTATTAATCGCTGGCTGTTTTTCTCACGCTGCAGGCGCTGTTCATCATCGTGCATCGCCAGTAGTAGCGTGTAGGCATCCTCATAGTCATTTCTGGCGGCAAAGGCTTCGGCTTTAAGATGATTGATCTGTATCTGATGAGGTAAAAATGCATCACCCAACGCGATTTTTTCAGCAGCTCTTATCAGTGAAAGGGCAGTTTCATGATCATTCTCAATAAGGAAAATCCGGGCTTGCAGTAATAGCACACCGATTTGCTGGTAAGGATTTTTGGCGTCCTCGAACAATTGCAGTGCGTCATCAAGATAAGATTTAGCCTCATTTAACTGACCACCCTTTATCAGCTGCTCAGAAATCTGTTGGTAGCTGTATGCCGCTCCCTGAATATCCTGTATATCCAGAGCCAGGCGTGCAGACTCAACCAGCAACTGCAGCCCTTTTTCAGTATGCTCAAGCTTAAGGTGGCTACGACCCAGGCCAAACAGTGTGTTGGCTAACTCCAGGCGCTGATCGGTCTGACGATAGTGCGCCTGGGCTTCTTCAAAATAAGGTATAGCCAGTGCCGGCTCGTCTCTGTATTCGTAAACAAGCGCTATCATTCCGCTAAAGTCGGCAGGCGATAAGCGTAATGAGGCTTCTTCAGCAAGTCGGTAACCCTTTTGAAAACTGGAGAGGGCTTCGTCTGTTTCACTTAAGGTCAGTCGCATGTAACCAGAAACGCTGTACGCGTAGACCAGTAGCTCATGAGACTGATTTTGCTGCGCCCAGCGAATAGCTTTTGCTACTTCGCGTTCACCTTCCCGTGCTCGTCCGAGACCTTTTAGCGCTTCAGCCCGCGCCAGTTCCAGATAGGAATGCAGCCATGGCTGTTCATCATAGGTAAGCAGTGATAGCCCCTGCTCGCTAACGGTAAGGGCTTTTTCATGCAGCATCAGGGAGGAGTAGGCGCGGCTGATGACAAAATAAAGCCCGGCTTTCAATTCTGGCGCCTGTGCTTCGGCCAGTAAGGGAAGCGCATCATCAATTACCTGCTGCGGATTATCCCTGACCAACACTAACTGCTTTAAGATAGACTGAGGCCAGTCGACATAGCGGCTGACTGCCGCGCTGGCCGACGCCGGTATAAATGATATGACTGAAAAAAAACACGCGAATGCTAAACACAAAGCGCGGAGAAAACGCATCCGGCCACCAAACAAAATCAAGTTACTCACTCGCCACTACACTTCACAGGCGCCTATAATAAGATGTACACCGCTGGCAAACAATATTCGGCGAGCGATTAGTACGCCCGAAGTCCGAAAATGCCTTTCTTCACAAGCCACATTGCAGCGCAGACTGGCTATTTGATCGGTTGACTTGCTAGACCTCTGGCGTATGGTTAACCGAAAATATCACCGGATGGAACGTCAAATGAGCAAGCTTATTCTTAGCCTTGATGGCGGGGGAATTCGTGGTGCTGCCGCCACACAGTTTCTGGCTCACGTAGAGAGAGTCCTGTCAGATGAGCACGGCATCTCAATTCGGGACTGCGTAGACTATTACGCCGGAACCAGTACCGGAGCAATCATTGCGCTGGCGCTTGCCACAACGGATATATCTGTAGCGCAGGTCAACCGGCTGTACAACCATCGAAGTGGCAAAGCTATCTTTGCTGAAAACCGTGGTTTTTTTGAAATTGACGGTATCAATGCGCCTCGCTATGAGGGCGCAGGGAAAACCCGGTTTCTGAAGCGCTGGTTTAATGATGCCACTTTATCTCGAGCCGCTGAACGAGAGCGGCATGTGCTGACTGTCACTTTTGCGGTAGAGCGTCATCAGCCACTGGTAATAAAAAGCCATAATCGTGAACATGCCCGTCTCAAAAGTTATGAAGTTGCTGATTCGACTTCAGCTGCACCAACGTACTTTCCCAGTCGTCCGGTTCAGCTGGGAGAGCCACCTGAGCAACGCTGGCTTATTGATGGCGGCGTTGTTGCGAACAATCCTACGCTGTGTGCAATTGCAGAGGCACAGCAGCTTTGGCCGGACATTAAAACAGAGGACATCACTGTATTGTCGGTTGGTACCGGAAAACGCACGCGAAAAATCAATGGTCCGTCGACCCGGGGGTGGGGTGCTTATCAATGGATCCGCCAGGGGCAGATTATTGATGTGCTATCCGATGAACAACTTGTTGCCTATCAGGCAAAAGCTATCGTGGCAGAAGGGAATTATATACGAGTTAATGCAGCTATGCGTGAGCAGCACGGACTGCCCATGCCGCCCGATGATGCGATGGATGACTATAGTCAAGACAATATTGCGCGGCTGAAAAAAATGGGGGACTTTTGGTTTGAGCAATATGGTGATGCAGTGGTTAGTCTGCTGCTGGGTCAGTATAAAGGCCCTTCACTTGATGCTATCAATCCTGAAACAGGCCGGCCCGGCTAAAGCATCTTTTACTCCCTTGCCGCAAAATTCAAAATGCCAATGAGGCGATGGAGAAACGTCTCAAGAACATATTTTACAAAAGTCCAGTGAGTGCCGGTCGCCCAACTTTGCTTTTACAAGACGATGACTCGCCGTTACCCGGTTACCCACGGCGATACATCGGTTTACAACGTTGTATAGTTAAACCTTACATAGCTACAATTGTGTTTATGTAAAGTGCACTTACATCGCCGAATAAAAATGACAGGTTGAATCTACAGTGATGGGTATACCAAATACTGAAGGGGCAAATTATATGCAGTGCATGGTTAGCACCATTACGGGTGAGATAAAACGCTATATGCCAGTCAGGGAAAGATACTTCATTGCGCAGTTATTCAGGTAAGCGTGAATCAGCAGGTAGTTTGCGAACATGCTGCTATTTAGCCCCCCCCCCAAAAAAAAAGGGCCTTCCCTGGCCCTGGCGGTTTGGTTACTGATCGATTAGATCATTAAAGGCATCAGGGTCTTCAACATCCTGTTGAAGCTCCCGCCCATTTACAGGTAGCGGCTCATCTGTCGGGGCCTGATTAAAGGCCGAGCGAACATACTCAGATGTCGCCACCTGTTGCGCTTCAATGGTGATAGTGATGGTAGCTGAAACCGGATCGTTTACTCCGTCACTCACCGTGTAGACAAAGCTGTCTTCACCCGTTACTTCCTCAGACGGGGTGTACGTAAAACTTCCATCATCTGAAAGTTCCAGCGTACCCTGCTGAGGCTCTTCACCTACCGCGTAGGTAAGTGCATCTCCGTCAGCATCAGTTGCGGTCAGCTCTTCAGAAAATGCGGTATCCACTTGCGTAGTGAAGCTTTCAGAAATAGCTTCAGGCGCCACATTTTCCTGATCCGGCATATCCTCGACATCATTATCGTCATCATCATCAAAACAGCCTGATAGCGAAAGTGTCAGTGGCAATGCCAGTAGTAGTGATAATCGTTTATGCATAATTTCTCCTTATTCCGCAGAACCAGAGATTGGCGTGGTCAGATAAGGGAAGCTTGCATCAAACATAGATGCATCAACCGGCGCACCATCGGTAAATGGCACATTACCAACGGCTGCATCTTCAGGCGCACACAGGCCAAGATCGGTATCTTCACCATTCACTGGCACCGGGTAGCACAGGCGACCCATTACAACGCGTAATGCAATATCAACAACATCATCGCCCGG contains:
- a CDS encoding diguanylate cyclase — protein: MSNLILFGGRMRFLRALCLAFACFFSVISFIPASASAAVSRYVDWPQSILKQLVLVRDNPQQVIDDALPLLAEAQAPELKAGLYFVISRAYSSLMLHEKALTVSEQGLSLLTYDEQPWLHSYLELARAEALKGLGRAREGEREVAKAIRWAQQNQSHELLVYAYSVSGYMRLTLSETDEALSSFQKGYRLAEEASLRLSPADFSGMIALVYEYRDEPALAIPYFEEAQAHYRQTDQRLELANTLFGLGRSHLKLEHTEKGLQLLVESARLALDIQDIQGAAYSYQQISEQLIKGGQLNEAKSYLDDALQLFEDAKNPYQQIGVLLLQARIFLIENDHETALSLIRAAEKIALGDAFLPHQIQINHLKAEAFAARNDYEDAYTLLLAMHDDEQRLQREKNSQRLIKLKTAFDTEKQRAQNALLQEQNLRQQAELEQEREQQRYTAIVVTLLLIISLLLFWQHRISKRHQQRLENLANHDGLTGLLTRRKTLEDIEQQLNLAHRHDDHISLAVLDLDYFKQINDQHGHQAGDEVLKSFSALARQTFRNTDILGRIGGEEFLFAFPHTTIEDARKLLLRFSESVKDIPATINRDTLSLSVSIGLISGEHAKTPSALMALADEALYEAKAAGRDRIRIYSGHSDDVNEAR
- a CDS encoding patatin-like phospholipase family protein; its protein translation is MSKLILSLDGGGIRGAAATQFLAHVERVLSDEHGISIRDCVDYYAGTSTGAIIALALATTDISVAQVNRLYNHRSGKAIFAENRGFFEIDGINAPRYEGAGKTRFLKRWFNDATLSRAAERERHVLTVTFAVERHQPLVIKSHNREHARLKSYEVADSTSAAPTYFPSRPVQLGEPPEQRWLIDGGVVANNPTLCAIAEAQQLWPDIKTEDITVLSVGTGKRTRKINGPSTRGWGAYQWIRQGQIIDVLSDEQLVAYQAKAIVAEGNYIRVNAAMREQHGLPMPPDDAMDDYSQDNIARLKKMGDFWFEQYGDAVVSLLLGQYKGPSLDAINPETGRPG
- a CDS encoding Ig-like domain-containing protein produces the protein MHKRLSLLLALPLTLSLSGCFDDDDDNDVEDMPDQENVAPEAISESFTTQVDTAFSEELTATDADGDALTYAVGEEPQQGTLELSDDGSFTYTPSEEVTGEDSFVYTVSDGVNDPVSATITITIEAQQVATSEYVRSAFNQAPTDEPLPVNGRELQQDVEDPDAFNDLIDQ